A portion of the Carya illinoinensis cultivar Pawnee chromosome 11, C.illinoinensisPawnee_v1, whole genome shotgun sequence genome contains these proteins:
- the LOC122282067 gene encoding transcription factor KUA1-like translates to MTRRCSHCSHNGHNSRTCPNRGVKLFGVRLTDGSIRKSASMGNLSHYAGLGSGLNQTGYNTPGSPGETPDHGAAADGYASEDFVPGSSSSCRERKKGIPWTEDEHRMFLLGLQKLGKGDWRGISRNYVISRTPTQVASHAQKYFIRQTNVSRRKRRSSLFDIIADESVETQMAPQDFLSVNQSQAETQSNPPLPTTPALDEECESMDSSNSNDGDPVPPNPDSSQPSYPVVYPAYFSPFFPLSFPFWPGYTTEGTKKETHEVLKPTAVHSKSPINVDELVGMSKLSLGGSIGHAGTSSLSLKLLEGSSRQSAFHANPASESSNINSSSSPIHAV, encoded by the exons ATGACTCGGAGGTGCTCGCATTGCAGCCACAATGGGCACAACTCCCGGACGTGCCCCAACCGCGGTGTCAAGCTGTTCGGGGTCCGGCTGACCGACGGGTCGATCCGGAAGAGCGCCAGCATGGGAAATCTGAGCCACTACGCTGGGTTGGGTTCGGGGCTCAACCAGACCGGGTACAACACTCCGGGTTCTCCCGGCGAGACTCCGGACCACGGTGCGGCCGCGGACGGGTACGCGTCCGAGGACTTCGTGCCGGGCTCGTCCTCGAGCTGccgtgaaagaaagaaag GCATTCCATGGACTGAAGACGAACATAGGATGTTTTTACTCGGACTACAGAAGCTCGGCAAGGGTGATTGGCGTGGAATATCTCGCAATTATGTTATATCAAGGACACCTACTCAAGTGGCCAGCCATGCTCAAAAGTATTTCATCAGGCAAACAAATGTATCTAGGAGAAAGAGACGCTCCagcctttttgatattatagcAGATGAA TCAGTTGAAACTCAGATGGCACCGCAGGACTTCTTATCTGTCAACCAGTCACAGGCTGAAACACAGAGCAATCCTCCATTGCCTACAACTCCTGCTTTGGACGAAGAATGTGAATCAATGGACTCTAGCAACTCCAATGATGGAGATCCTGTTCCTCCAAACCCAGATAGCTCACAACCTTCCTACCCTGTGGTGTATCCTGCTTATTTCTCGCCGTTCTTCCcactttcttttccattttggccaggaTACACTACAGAGGGAACTAAGAAGGAGACACATGAGGTCCTCAAGCCAACTGCAGTACATTCAAAGAGCCCAATCAATGTAGACGAGCTGGTTGGCATGTCAAAACTGAGCTTAGGAGGATCTATTGGCCATGCTGGTACATCATCTCTTTCATTAAAACTACTAGAAGGGTCCTCTAGGCAGTCAGCATTTCATGCAAATCCAGCATCTGAGAGTTCAAACATTAATTCAAGCAGTAGCCCAATTCATGCAGTTTGA